A window from Toxoplasma gondii ME49 chromosome IX, whole genome shotgun sequence encodes these proteins:
- the SRS44 gene encoding SAG-related sequence SRS44 (encoded by transcript TGME49_264660~Gene product name based on ToxoDB Community Expert Annotation.): MTAPFLRVYTDILSERKVRVEGTWHLVSIKATHDQPLCACKQTWSVHFAWPVDTMKLSYFFFALSSSGATLLLFAVTQLATQVSGFDLEEPRDLRHEMKKIEVIHGSEGARFECPVESVLLPEQAMSGDIRAATVFAVAADGSCNIFDPPSLLGDVVPGAYLQEELSVNADKAAKTYTLVIPGLPAKEVKLCYVCAHPDNPAGSQVTVITVRRSGDSENGNPASSPVCRPSFSLEAWALGVRQPSVVLDVAAPGQSVRFSCLSTATELPSEAGARPAPAQVYPVNGRGWCDLSKGPSSLEKFLLGAAMTAEVRQRGGGFLTTYTLNVPRLPSTNRRFCYVCPRNRDPADGCAVLVKVRGGMVEDPIGKPAAVPTCHPQESPEGIAAGTKSAALILDIVRPYSSVKFACPNNSEVLPHNAVSDDGLKASVFAVRKDGSCIIGEHTLKLQDVVPGATLTGTTLVDKGSVTRVYTFFVGMLPTRSQKVCYVCARNSLAPQGCGVVISVKGKENGKPAKVSVCEPQYLQGVAERGLLSPSVELLVDKPEGVAQFVCPGNSVVFPEHATDESPGIATVYQASNANACDVWENPVKLDNVLQGATLRADTSDEDTMMAKTYTFKVPALPSTETKLCYACVRDGEIANSCGVMITVKPKGPTTEEIPSALLERGLCLPVYSTDVAKTGLRRPSVVLKVDKRNRVVEFTCPHSSLVFPDQAADSDAGEAVVYTVSGGSCDVWENPVYLTKILPGASLVSETAVDASEITTKYTFTVKQLPKTPKKLCYLCVYNRDVMNSCGVLIDVSSNSMTRLSKTSEEGIHTNPTVPTTLELQCPPDYSARTAATGLRLPEMELLVDSVNRTARFVCPDDSSVFPEIDGEADPASGKVYRMTGDSCDTREETAFLQDEVPGAELQRRTVVDGGVVQRYYIFKASRLPEEDKKLCFLCVRQRNPADSCAVMITVKADSAAAVPIHPFRPRPAVKLATYVCKPENSTEVAETGLKAPALSLTIDSRAHSIQFICPESSIVFPDLAAVPDQDSATVYLVGEGGSCNVAASPRLLSDVLPGATLGSRTTVDEGVVNRTYTLTAPKLPEEDVKLCYLCVRNRQIAESCGIHITVKGTKAESVAKPAGPICSLGYSPGSEKTGMREAAIELVVEDPSTPVRFICPEGSYVFPEYATSTDKGIAAVYGVKGNECIFAGPRENLQSLVPGATLRMEAADEGGTVMRTYTFTTPEQPAEDRRFCYMCVRERDIYQSCPVIIVVKGSGHLPEPKAQPQEEHELPVCTPHEQAGTALTGLLDPSVKLWVNEPEEQVSFVCPDGSAVLPDQETSEPQVYAVGAGEYCLVTKPLMSLAKAVPSASLSTDTVVENEVTTRKYTLRVPSLPLEETKLCYTCVSEVDPAKKCGVSVTVKGEGKMPGGLTSSLPSPVCAAQFSQCAFLTGVRMPSIMLTVHEPNTKLVFDCPPNTALYPQNAVVPGKATFFPLNEKGACIYKGPVAESKLYDVVPGARLRAKETVDGAVVRSYTLTVSKLPKKETRLCYLCVRGDEPAYSCGVIVKVKAPAPAAPEPKQLPVCVPSSDPSVGKMRRITPKLTLKIEKPGGSASFECPDGSTIFPDHADALDPKCVLAYKVVRDTCDLRGPTEMVASKLQGAYLTKTFVGTGYKYTFTVPHLPAEQQQVCFMCVMDRDTSRSCGVVINVMPHPAASRSSVPECKLKHVPAAATTGLREASLILNVREPSSVVEFGCPRNSVIMPSTATSSEHLAQVYSVRDRHICDMKEFLRPLADLVPGASLKLVHTPEDGDTTRTHMFRVGSLPVKDTALCYLCVDPGDHSHNCGVVINVKGSEVPPPPKDFGCAPSHSEEVERTGKLSPAVRLMVTSTKEPIRFECRDNAKVYPPAASLIKPAKAVVYPVSAGGRCIVGKPPLSLNRVVPGAKLKTKAKLVTGAITTTGFVFVPVLPSIQKDFCFACVDRGDITNSCGVLVTVPPFWAPPVQETVCNDVKTLTMTVHSPGSVTLRCGLEFPKVDPPIDDPASQGQVYYGKSCGDVGALRTVIPGASVVKEPFYHNLAKEVAVGVTLTVPASIVKQTICFKCRQPDPLQHETCTVRVTVLPPAAQPTTTTTTTTTTTIKPTTTTTTRKPTTTTTTTRRPTTTTTTTKKPTTTTTTTRKPRTTTTTTTKKPTTTTTTTRKPTTTTTTTKKPTTTTTTTKKPTTTTTTTKKPTTTTTTTTTRKPTTTTTTTKKPTTTTTTTKKPTTTTTTTTKKPTTTTTTTKKPTTTTTTTRKPTTTTTTTRKPTTTTTTNKPTTTTTTRTPTTTTSKPPVVFELPSEFIEETATTTRATISLRARSAAAPTSTTTVGPTTPATSLFDWSSKVASLAGQWSFSGALQGTAGSRSGVYEAPITQLPPPLLVPFKIDCCGPPVIQKGCCPPPLIQVDCCRPPVLQQKPGCCCCGHE; the protein is encoded by the exons ATGACTGCTCCTTTTTTGAGAGTGTATACAGATATACTTTCGGAGCGTAAAGTCAGGGTAGAGGGGACGTGGCATCTTGTGTCGATAAAAGCGACCCACGATCAGCCCTTGTGTGCGTGCAAACAAACCTGGTCCGTACATTTCGCGTGGCCAGTAGACACAATGAAATTATCTTatttctttttcgcgctgTCAAGCAGTGGAGCAACCCTGCTTTTATTCGCCGTTACGCAGCTAGCAACCCAGGTGTCCGGGTTCGATCTGGAAGAACCCCGAGATCTGAGGCATGAGATGAAGAAAATAGAGGTTATTCACGGGAGCGAAGGTGCGCGGTTCGAGTGTCCTGTTGAGTCGGTGCTACTTCCCGAGCAAGCAATGTCTGGCGACATTCGGGCTGCCACAGTGTTTGCTGTAGCCGCTGATGGATCGTGCAACATTTTCGACCCGCCCTCCCTGCTCGGTGACGTAGTACCTGGTGCTTACCTGCAGGAGGAGCTTTCGGTGAATGCAGACAAGGCGGCAAAAACATACACGCTTGTGATCCCAGGTTTGCCCGCGAAGGAGGTCAAACTCTGCTACGTCTGCGCGCACCCAGATAATCCAGCAGGTAGTCAGGTGACGGTGATCACGGTAAGACGAtctggagacagcgaaaatgGAAATCCTGCGTCATCGCCCGTGTGCAGGCCTAGTTTCTCCCTGGAGGCTTGGGCTCTAGGTGTGAGACAGCCATCCGTAGTTCTGGATGTGGCGGCACCAGGACAGTCGGTGCGATTTTCGTGTCTGAGCACTGCCACAGAGCTACCAAGCGAAGCCGGAGCTCGTCCGGCACCCGCACAGGTATATCCCGTCAATGGGCGGGGTTGGTGTGACTTGTCGAAGGGACCGTCTAGCTTGGAAAAATTTCTTTTGGGGGCGGCAATGACAGCGGAAGTTAGACAGCGAGGTGGAGGTTTTCTGACGACGTACACGCTCAATGTTCCTCGGCTTCCGTCGACAAATAGGCGATTCTGTTACGTCTGCCCGCGGAACCGTGATCCGGCGGACGGCTGCGCAGTCCTGGTGAAGGTCAGAGGAGGAATGGTAGAGGATCCAATAGGGAAGCCGGCCGCAGTGCCGACATGTCACCCCCAGGAGTCCCCAGAGGGAATTGCAGCAGGCACGAAAAGTGCTGCGTTAATACTGGATATTGTTAGACCATATTCTAGCGTGAAATTCGCGTGTCCCAATAATTCGGAGGTATTGCCACACAACGCTGTTTCCGACGACGGCCTCAAAGCTTCTGTTTTTGCAGTCAGGAAGGACGGCTCATGCATCATTGGGGAGCACACGTTGAAACTTCAGGACGTCGTTCCCGGGGCCACGCTGACGGGGACCACCCTGGTAGATAAAGGGTCGGTCACCAGAGTCTACACCTTTTTTGTAGGCATGTTGCCGACCAGGAGCCAGAAGGTGTGCTACGTCTGTGCCCGCAATTCGCTCGCGCCTCAAGGGTGCGGAGTAGTGATTTCCGTgaaagggaaggaaaatGGCAAGCCTGCAAAGGTGTCTGTTTGCGAGCCACAGTACTTACAGGGGGTAGCCGAGAGGGGTCTGTTGTCACCATCAGTGGAGCTCCTTGTAGACAAACCAGAGGGAGTCGCGCAATTCGTCTGTCCTGGAAATTCAGTTGTTTTTCCAGAACATGCAACAGATGAGAGCCCGGGCATTGCAACGGTGTATCAGGCATCAAACGCTAATGCATGCGACGTCTGGGAGAACCCCGTGAAGTTGGACAACGTTCTTCAAGGTGCAACACTTCGGGCAGATACGTCAGATGAAGATACTATGATGGCGAAAACTTACACCTTCAAGGTTCCTGCGCTTCCGTCCACAGAAACAAAGTTATGTTATGCGTGTGTTAGAGACGGTGAAATTGCTAATAGCTGTGGTGTCATGATTACCGTGAAGCCGAAAGGGCCGACCACAGAAGAAATCCCCAGCGCGCTGCTTGAGAGAGGACTATGTTTGCCAGTGTATTCTACCGACGTAGCGAAAACTGGCTTGAGGAGGCCATCTGTGGTACTGAAGGTCGACAAGCGTAATCGAGTTGTCGAGTTCACGTGTCCACATAgctctcttgttttccccGACCAAGCCGCCGACTCCGATGCAGGTGAAGCAGTGGTGTACACAGTTTCTGGCGGCTCCTGCGACGTGTGGGAAAACCCAGTTTACCTGACAAAAATTTTGCCAGGAGCTTCGTTGGTCTCTGAAACTGCTGTTGATGCTAGCGAGATTACAACGAAGTACACGTTCACCGTTAAACAGCTTCCCAAAACCCCCAAAAAGCTGTGCTACCTCTGCGTCTACAATCGTGATGTCATGAATAGTTGTGGAGTCCTGATCGATGTCTCCAGCAACTCTATGACGAGGCTGTCCAAGACGAGCGAGGAAGGTATTCATACAAATCCAACTGTCCCTACCACCTTGGAGTTGCAGTGCCCACCAGACTACTCGGCACGCACTGCAGCTACCGGGCTAAGGCTTCCAGAAATGGAGTTGCTTGTTGATTCGGTGAATCGAACAGCGCGCTTCGTTTGCCCGGATGATTCATCTGTTTTCCCAGAGATTGATGGAGAAGCAGATCCGGCGTCTGGCAAAGTGTACAGAATGACCGGCGATTCATGTGACACtagggaggagacagcgttTTTGCAAGATGAAGTCCCTGGCGCGGAGTTGCAACGAAGAACCGTCGTGGACGGAGGTGTTGTACAGCGATACTATATTTTCAAGGCTTCGCGGCTCCCAGAGGAGGATAAAAAGCTGTGTTTTTTGTGCGTCCGGCAGCGAAACCCTGCCGACAGCTGCGCTGTGATGATCACTGTCAAAGCAGAttcggctgctgctgtccCTATACACCCATTTCGACCAAGACCGGCAGTTAAACTGGCTACGTATGTCTGCAAGCCGGAAAACTCTACTGAGGTTGCTGAAACAGGATTGAAGGCGCCTGCTCTCAGTTTGACCATCGACAGTAGGGCCCATAGTATCCAGTTTATTTGTCCAGAAAGTTCCATAGTGTTTCCCGATCTTGCGGCAGTGCCCGATCAGGATTCAGCCACGGTGTATCTGGTGGGTGAAGGCGGCTCGTGTAACGTCGCCGCATCGCCTCGCTTGCTTTCGGATGTTCTACCTGGGGCAACGCTAGGCTCCCGGACGACAGTGGATGAAGGTGTAGTCAACCGTACTTATACACTAACCGCGCCAAAGCTGCCCGAGGAGGATGTCAAGTTGTGCTACTTATGTGTACGGAACCGGCAGATTGCGGAGAGCTGCGGGATCCACATCACAGTGAAGGGTACGAAGGCGGAGTCCGTCGCGAAGCCAGCCGGACCGATCTGCAGTCTGGGTTATTCTCCGGGATCCGAAAAGACAGGGATGCGAGAGGCGGCGATCGAGCTAGTAGTGGAGGACCCGAGCACGCCTGTTCGCTTCATATGTCCCGAAGGCTCGTACGTTTTCCCGGAGTACGCAACATCTACAGACAAGGGTATAGCCGCAGTTTACGGAGTCAAAGGTAACGAATGCATCTTTGCAGGCCCCAGAGAGAACCTGCAAAGCTTAGTGCCCGGCGCAACTCTTCGAATGGAGGCTGCCGATGAAGGCGGCACTGTGATGAGGACTTACACTTTTACGACTCCAGAACAGCCCGCAGAAGACAGGCGATTCTGCTACATGTGCGTCCGTGAGCGCGATATTTATCAGAGCTGCCCGGTCATCATTGTTGTTAAGGGCAGCGGCCACTTACCAGAGCCCAAAGCACAACCACAGGAGGAGCACGAACTACCCGTGTGCACCCCACATGAACAAGCAGGGACAGCGCTTACAGGGCTCCTGGACCCTTCCGTGAAGCTGTGGGTCAATGAACCGGAGGAACAAGTCAGTTTTGTCTGTCCAGATGGCTCTGCAGTACTACCAGATCAGGAGACCTCAGAACCACAGGTCTATGCTGTAGGAGCAGGAGAATATTGCCTGGTCACGAAGCCACTAATGTCTCTTGCAAAAGCTGTCCCGAGTGCGTCCTTGTCGACTGACACTGTTGTGGAGAACGAGGTGACGACAAGAAAATACACACTAAGAGTTCCCAGCCTGCCTTtagaggagacgaagctgTGCTATACGTGCGTAAGCGAAGTGGATCCGGCGAAGAAATGTGGTGTGTCCGTAACTGTAAAAGGAGAGGGCAAAATGCCAGGTGGTCTGACATCATCGCTGCCATCGCCTGTGTGCGCTGCTCAATTCTCCCAGTGTGCCTTCCTTACTGGAGTAAGAATGCCGAGTATAATGCTGACCGTACACGAGCCGAACACAAAGCTGGTTTTCGACTGTCCCCCCAACACAGCTTTATATCCGCAGAATGCAGTGGTTCCCGGCAAGGCGACATTTTTCCCGCTGAATGAGAAAGGTGCCTGCATCTATAAGGGACCGGTGGCGGAATCAAAATTGTACGACGTTGTTCCTGGGGCAAGACTACGTGCTAAAGAGACTGTTGACGGAGCTGTGGTACGAAGCTATACATTGACCGTATCAAAACTGCCGAAAAAGGAGACCAGGTTATGCTACTTGTGCGTGCGTGGAGATGAGCCAGCGTACAGTTGTGGAGTCATCGTTAAGGTGAAGGCTCCAGCACCTGCCGCACCGGAGCCGAAGCAGCTACCGGTCTGTGTCCCCTCCTCCGATCCCTCTGTGGGGAAGATGCGAAGGATAACTCCAAAGCTGACGCTCAAAATCGAAAAACCTGGTGGTAGTGCAAGTTTCGAATGCCCTGATGGATCCACCATCTTCCCAGACCATGCGGACGCACTAGATCCCAAATGCGTCCTTGCTTACAAAGTGGTGAGAGATACCTGCGATTTGCGAGGTCCTACAGAGATGGTGGCCAGCAAACTTCAAGGAGCTTACCTTACTAAAACTTTTGTCGGAACGGGATACAAATATACGTTCACGGTGCCGCATCTACCAGCAGAGCAGCAGCAAGTCTGCTTCATGTGCGTCATGGACAGAGATACGTCACGTAGCTGTGGAGTGGTAATTAATGTAATGCCACATCCCGCTGCATCCCGATCGTCAGTGCCAGAATGTAAACTGAAACATGTGCCGGCAGCGGCCACAACGGGCCTCCGTGAAGCGTCACTGATCCTGAACGTGAGGGAACCCAGCAGCGTTGTTGAATTCGGCTGTCCAAGAAATTCAGTAATTATGCCCAGCACGGCAACGTCCAGTGAGCATCTGGCACAAGTGTATTCTGTACGTGACCGGCATATCTGCGACATGAAAGAATTTTTGCGGCCCCTTGCGGACCTTGTTCCCGGAGCAAGCCTCAAGCTGGTCCACACACCTGAGGATGGCGACACAACAAGGACACATATGTTCAGGGTCGGTAGCCTTCCAGTCAAAGACACGGCTCTATGCTACTTATGTGTGGATCCAGGGGATCATTCGCACAACTGCGGAGTAGTGATCAATGTCAAAGGCTCTGAGGTTCCGCCGCCACCGAAGGACTTTGGCTGCGCCCCATCGCACTcggaagaagtggagagaacgGGCAAGCTGAGTCCAGCGGTACGACTTATGGTAACCTCGACGAAGGAGCCCATCCGTTTTGAATGCAGAGATAATGCAAAAGTCTATCCTCCTGCTGCCTCCTTGATAAAACCTGCAAAAGCTGTGGTGTATCCGGTGAGTGCTGGGGGGAGGTGCATTGTGGGGAAACCACCGCTAAGTTTAAATCGCGTCGTTCCGGGCGCAAAGCTTAAGACGAAAGCAAAGCTGGTAACCGGAGCCATTACTACAACTGGCTTCGTGTTCGTGCCAGTGCTTCCTTCCATTCAGAAGGATTTCTGCTTCGCGTGCGTGGACAGAGGCGACATCACAAACAGCTGTGGAGTCCTTGTTACTGTTCCGCCTTTCTGGGCACCTCCGGTCCAAG AAACCGTGTGCAACGATGTAAAGACTTTGACGATGACGGTTCACTCTCCCGGTTCAGTGACTCTGCGCTGCGGTCTAGAGTTTCCCAAAGTCGACCCGCCAATTGATGATCCTGCTTCGCAGGGGCAAGTCTACTACGGAAAGTCCTGCGGCGACGTTGGAGCGTTGCGCACTGTGATTCCTGGGGCTTCCGTAGTAAAGGAACCGTTTTACCACAACTTGGCGAAGGAGGTCGCAGTGGGGGTGACGCTCACAGTCCCCGCATCCATAGTGAAGCAAACAATATGCTTCAAATGCCGCCAACCAGACCCACTGCAACATGAAACGTGCACAGTACGTGTAACCGTGTTGCCGCCTGCGGCGCAGCCGACAACTACAACGACGACAACCACTACTACGACAATCAAGCCAACAACGACTACTACAACCAGAAAACCTACCACAACAACAACCACAACCAGGAGACCTACCACAACTACAACAACAACAAAGAAACCTACCACAACAACGACTACAACCAGGAAACCTAGAACAACAACGACCACTACAACCAAAAAACCTACCACAACAACAACCACAACCAGGAAACCTACCACAACAACAACTACAACCAAGAAACCTACCACAACAACAACTACAACCAAGAAACCTACCACAACAACAACTACAACCAAGAAACCTACTACAACGACGACAACAACAACAACCAGGAAACCTACCACAACAACAACTACAACCAAGAAACCTACCACAACAACAACTACAACCAAGAAACCTACCACAACAACGACAACAACAACCAAGAAACCTACTACAACAACAACTACAACCAAGAAACCAACAACTACTACTACTACAACCAGGAAACCTACCACAACAACAACTACGACCAGGAAACCAACAACAACTACTACAACCAACAAGCCTACCACAACGACAACAACTAGAACACCTACCACAACAACATCGAAACCGCCTGTGGTTTTCGAGCTTCCTTCCGAATTTATCGAAGAAACAGCCACAACAACCAGGGCGACCATCTCGCTGCGTGCGAGGTCAGCGGCAGCACCAACTTCAACTACTACAGTCGGACCAACAACACCTGCTACGTCACTCTTCGACTGGAGCAGTAAAGTAGCCTCCCTGGCAGGCCAGTGGAGCTTTTCAGGAGCTCTGCAGGGAACTGCCGGTTCCCGATCTGGTGTTTATGAAGCTCCAATCACTCAACTGCCCCCCCCTCTTTTGGTGCCTTTTAAGATCGACTGTTGTGGGCCACCCGTGATACAGAAAGGCTGTTGTCCGCCACCCTTGATACAGGTTGATTGTTGCAGACCACCCGTGTTACAGCAGAAGCCAGGCTGTTGTTGTTGCGGACATGAGTAG